GCCCGTGCTGCGCTTGCTGCGCCGCAGGTAGCGCTCCAGCCAGCTCGCGAAGCTGGTGAGGATGAAGTTCAGCAGGATGAACATGGCCGCGACCACGATGAAGCTCGGGATGACGTTGGCGTAGTTGGCCGCGAGGGTGCCGCGCGAGTTGAGCAGCTCGGTGAAGCCGATCATCACACCGCCCAGCGCGGTGTCCTTCACGATGACCACGAGCTGGCTGACGATCGCCGGGAGCATCGCCGTGACCGCCTGCGGAAGCAGGATGCTGCTCATCGTCTGGCTCTTGCGCAGGCCGATCGCGTACGCGGCCTCCGTCTGCCCCCTGGGCAGGGAGAGGATGCCGGCCCGGACGACCTCGGCGAGAACCGAGGCGTTGTACAGCACCAGGCCGGTGACGACCGCGTAGAGCGGCCGGTCCTCGCTGCTGACGCCCGTGGAGTTGGCGTAGAGCTCGTTGGCGAACAGCATCAGCAGCAGCACCGGGATGGACCGGAAGAACTCCACCACCGTGCCGGCCACGCCCCGCACCCACCGGTGGTCGGACAGGCGGGCGATACCGAAGACGGCGCCCAGCGGAAGGGCGATCACCATGGCGAGGGCCGCGGCCTTCAGCGTGTTGGCGAGGCCGGGCAGCAGGTACGTCGTCCAGGCCTCGGCCTCGATGAACGGCTTCCACAGGGCGGAGGTGAGCTGGTCCTTCTCGTCCATCGTCTGCCACACCCACCACGCGAACAGGGCGAGGAGGGCGAAGAAGATCACCGAGAAGATGACGTTGCGCCGCTTGGCGCGGGGGCCGGGCGTGTCGTACAGGACCGAGCTCATCGCTTCACCGCCAGTCGCTTGCTGAGCCAGCCCAGGATGAGGCCGGTCGGCAGGGTCAGTACCACGAAGCCGAACGCGAAGACCGCGCCGATGAGCAGCGTCTGCGCCTCGTTCTCGATCATGGTCTTCATCAGGTAGGCGGCTTCGGCGACGCCGATGGCGGCCGCCACCGTGGTGTTCTTGGTCAGCGCGATCAGGACGTTGGCCAGTGGCCCGATGACCGAGCGGAAGGCCTGCGGCAGCACGATGAGCGTGAGGGTCTGGCTGAAGCTCAGCCCGATGGCCCGGGCCGCCTCCGCCTGCCCCATGGGCACCGTGTTGATGCCGGAGCGGATCG
The Streptomyces sp. NBC_01485 genome window above contains:
- a CDS encoding amino acid ABC transporter permease → MSSVLYDTPGPRAKRRNVIFSVIFFALLALFAWWVWQTMDEKDQLTSALWKPFIEAEAWTTYLLPGLANTLKAAALAMVIALPLGAVFGIARLSDHRWVRGVAGTVVEFFRSIPVLLLMLFANELYANSTGVSSEDRPLYAVVTGLVLYNASVLAEVVRAGILSLPRGQTEAAYAIGLRKSQTMSSILLPQAVTAMLPAIVSQLVVIVKDTALGGVMIGFTELLNSRGTLAANYANVIPSFIVVAAMFILLNFILTSFASWLERYLRRSKRSTGAVLGVHDVDDLNAAEVGGGFGSGASA
- a CDS encoding amino acid ABC transporter permease, whose product is MFDFLEGYDVLGAFWMTVKLTALSAVGSLIWGTLLAGMRVSPVPLMRGFATVYVNIVRNIPLTVIILFSSLGLADVFGMTLGAEDFAVQGFRLAVLGLVAYTAAFVCEAIRSGINTVPMGQAEAARAIGLSFSQTLTLIVLPQAFRSVIGPLANVLIALTKNTTVAAAIGVAEAAYLMKTMIENEAQTLLIGAVFAFGFVVLTLPTGLILGWLSKRLAVKR